The Thermocrinis ruber genome has a window encoding:
- a CDS encoding formate dehydrogenase accessory protein FdhE: MSIVRLKEREYSISRLQHLKAKHPEAEEILSFMEKVLRWQLDFYEKLENKGESNWRKGLKEFYSLLELCISYGSETLRETAQSLMALGKEEIEKLIAEFLKERWAPEEERFIFLSFLNPFFSIMAESTDADLKNWLKEKCPVCGFRPSVSYIMDTEDVEGGRYLSCVLCNTGWLYYRTKCPKCGNVEDDHFEYIHEEGNRYVQLHVCKKCNTYLKVIDLRVDGLAVPHIDDLATLSLDLWARQQGFERYEKNLLGL, encoded by the coding sequence ATGAGCATTGTGAGGTTAAAAGAAAGAGAATACAGCATAAGCAGACTACAGCACCTAAAGGCTAAGCACCCGGAGGCGGAGGAAATTCTTAGCTTTATGGAAAAGGTCCTCCGGTGGCAGTTAGACTTTTACGAAAAGCTTGAAAACAAAGGGGAAAGCAACTGGAGAAAAGGCTTAAAAGAATTTTATTCCCTATTGGAACTCTGCATAAGCTACGGCTCTGAAACCCTTAGGGAAACCGCGCAAAGTTTGATGGCTTTGGGTAAAGAAGAGATAGAAAAGCTGATAGCAGAGTTTCTCAAGGAGAGGTGGGCACCGGAGGAGGAGAGGTTCATATTTTTGTCCTTTTTGAACCCTTTTTTCTCCATAATGGCTGAAAGCACGGACGCAGACCTCAAAAATTGGCTAAAGGAAAAGTGCCCCGTATGTGGCTTTCGTCCCTCCGTTTCTTACATTATGGATACGGAGGATGTGGAAGGGGGGAGGTATCTGAGTTGTGTGCTGTGCAATACCGGTTGGCTATACTACCGGACCAAGTGCCCAAAATGTGGAAATGTGGAGGATGATCACTTTGAATACATCCACGAGGAAGGGAACAGGTATGTTCAACTGCATGTTTGCAAAAAGTGCAACACATACCTAAAGGTAATAGACCTAAGGGTTGATGGATTGGCGGTTCCCCATATTGACGACCTTGCCACATTAAGTTTAGACCTCTGGGCAAGACAGCAGGGCTTTGAAAGGTATGAAAAGAACCTCTTGGGTTTATGA
- a CDS encoding superoxide dismutase family protein encodes MRALKLLTAALAVLPTFTLSQELKASAELINQKGEKVGKAELIQTNSGVLIKLDVKGLPPNAELALHIHELGKCDPPDFMSAKGHFNPFNKKHGLLNPEGPHAGDMPNVFTDANGNLRVHVLNTFVTLERGKPNSLFKEGGTSIMIHQHPDDHKTDPAGHAGPRIACGVIKQ; translated from the coding sequence ATGAGGGCTTTAAAGCTTTTGACCGCCGCCCTGGCGGTCCTTCCAACTTTTACACTTAGCCAAGAGTTGAAAGCGTCTGCAGAGCTCATAAATCAAAAAGGTGAAAAGGTTGGTAAAGCTGAACTGATACAAACCAACTCGGGAGTACTAATAAAGTTGGATGTTAAGGGACTTCCCCCCAACGCAGAGCTTGCCCTTCACATACACGAACTTGGAAAATGCGATCCGCCGGACTTTATGTCTGCCAAAGGACACTTTAATCCCTTCAACAAAAAACACGGGCTCTTGAACCCTGAGGGACCACACGCAGGAGACATGCCGAACGTGTTTACGGATGCCAACGGCAACCTGAGGGTGCATGTTCTCAACACCTTTGTGACCCTTGAGCGTGGAAAGCCAAACAGCCTCTTTAAGGAAGGAGGAACTTCCATCATGATCCACCAGCATCCAGATGATCACAAAACAGACCCAGCGGGACATGCGGGACCAAGGATCGCCTGCGGAGTAATAAAACAATGA